One stretch of Plutella xylostella chromosome 15, ilPluXylo3.1, whole genome shotgun sequence DNA includes these proteins:
- the LOC105382459 gene encoding GTP:AMP phosphotransferase AK3, mitochondrial, whose product MSVRSKLLKTLILGAPASGKGTISSRIVKKYNVEHISSGDKLRDHIQKQTELGKEAKKYINEGKLVPDEIMIKFMIAEMSKVSGKPWLLDGFPRTVEQAMALWKVQPVDVVLNLNVPFDVIIDRVKSRWVHLPSGRVYNIGFNTPKVEGKDDETGEALTQRPDDKPEAVKKRLEIYDSITRPVIQFYKEKGILKEFEGRTSDEIWPKVTKYLDTVFSK is encoded by the coding sequence ATGAGTGTAAgaagtaaattattaaaaacattgattttGGGAGCTCCGGCTTCAGGAAAAGGCACAATATCCTCGAGAATTGTGAAGAAATACAATGTAGAGCATATTTCCAGTGGAGACAAACTCCGTGATCACATTCAGAAACAAACTGAGCTGGGAAAAGAAgccaaaaaatacataaatgaaGGAAAATTAGTACCAGATGAAATTATGATTAAGTTCATGATTGCTGAAATGTCGAAGGTCAGTGGGAAACCATGGTTACTAGACGGTTTTCCCAGAACAGTGGAACAGGCAATGGCCTTGTGGAAAGTGCAGCCCGTAGATGTGGTGTTAAATCTAAATGTTCCCTTTGATGTTATAATTGACCGTGTCAAAAGCCGCTGGGTCCATCTACCATCGGGCAGAGTTTACAATATTGGCTTCAACACACCAAAAGTTGAGGGCAAGGATGACGAGACAGGAGAAGCTTTGACCCAAAGACCCGATGATAAGCCAGAGGCTGTGAAGAAGAGGTTGGAGATCTATGACAGTATCACAAGACCTGTCATACAATTTTACAAGGAGAAAGGCATATTGAAAGAGTTTGAAGGCCGGACATCAGATGAAATATGGCCAAAAGTTACTAAATATTTGGATACTGTTTTCTCTAAATAA
- the LOC105382462 gene encoding uncharacterized protein LOC105382462 isoform X1, translated as MALSLFLIFAAIEIASCYNGYSSQYENSGSYYQNHKYCDDLSPYYGDTIHGDINLDQIAGIWYGVERIPHSKGEYRIEHTGSCFYIDIKELYIQPTPPTPYPPATNSPYLSRSYGQPEQHRIRHFVVEWHEGLYRNDYHVKVNTSHKGFWPTDVPNHSVEYQYRFFGGVIQVLKAAHNHLVLNFCMRLPNSQLYSVVLSRNENQLTPEDLASIHNIFSMKHLSTSSLQRVCENSAPQLAISGVLVVVSLVVAWK; from the exons ATGGCGCTCAGTTTATTCCTCATATTTGCCGCAATAGAAATCGCAAGCTGTTACAACGGCTACAGCAGCCAATATGAAAATAGTGGTAGTTATTACCAAAACCACAAGTACTGCGATGACCTGTCTCCTTACTACGGAGATACGATCCATGGAGACATCAACTTGGACCAGATCGCCGGGATATGGTATGGAGTAGAAAGAATACCGCATTCGAAAGGAGAGTACAGGATTGAGCATACTGGGAGTTGTTTCTACATTGACATCAAGGAGCTTTACATACAG CCGACGCCGCCCACGCCGTACCCGCCGGCCACCAACTCGCCGTACCTGAGCCGCTCCTACGGGCAGCCGGAGCAGCACCGCATCAGACACTTCGTGGTGGAGTGGCACGAGGGGCTCTACCGCAACGACTACCACGTCAAGGTCAACACGTCGCACAAGGGGTTCTGGCCCACTGATGTGCCTAATCATT CGGTGGAATACCAGTACCGCTTCTTCGGCGGCGTCATCCAGGTGCTGAAGGCGGCTCACAACCACCTGGTCCTCAACTTCTGCATGCGGCTGCCCAACTCCCAGCTGTACAGCGTGGTCCTCTCCCGCAATGAGAACCAGCTGACTCCCGAAGACCTGGCCAGCATACACAACATCTTCTCTATGAAGCATCTGTCGACGTCGTCGCTGCAACGGGTCTGTGAGAATTCAGCGCCACAACTGGCGATTTCTGGAGTCCTGGTGGTTGTGTCGTTGGTGGTGGCGTGGAAGTAG
- the LOC105382462 gene encoding uncharacterized protein LOC105382462 isoform X2: MNQISVIALITMITSEVFAVHENHCADLDPTNDFDEEALLGSWFIREYIYHKDNSTRTDYNPYCPTIQIRKLEDYVAGGLLNRNLPTPPTPYPPATNSPYLSRSYGQPEQHRIRHFVVEWHEGLYRNDYHVKVNTSHKGFWPTDVPNHSVEYQYRFFGGVIQVLKAAHNHLVLNFCMRLPNSQLYSVVLSRNENQLTPEDLASIHNIFSMKHLSTSSLQRVCENSAPQLAISGVLVVVSLVVAWK; encoded by the exons ATGAATCAAATAAGTGTTATTGCTTTAATCACGATGATAACATCAGAGGTGTTTGCTGTTCACGAAAATCATTGTGCAGATTTAGATCCGACCAACGACTTTGATGAGGAAGCTCTGTTGGGGAGTTGGTTCATACGAGAATACATTTATCACAAAGACAATTCGACTAGAACGGACTACAACCCTTACTGTCCCACGATACAAATACGGAAGTTGGAAGACTACGTCGCTGGCGGATTGTTGAATAGAAACTta CCGACGCCGCCCACGCCGTACCCGCCGGCCACCAACTCGCCGTACCTGAGCCGCTCCTACGGGCAGCCGGAGCAGCACCGCATCAGACACTTCGTGGTGGAGTGGCACGAGGGGCTCTACCGCAACGACTACCACGTCAAGGTCAACACGTCGCACAAGGGGTTCTGGCCCACTGATGTGCCTAATCATT CGGTGGAATACCAGTACCGCTTCTTCGGCGGCGTCATCCAGGTGCTGAAGGCGGCTCACAACCACCTGGTCCTCAACTTCTGCATGCGGCTGCCCAACTCCCAGCTGTACAGCGTGGTCCTCTCCCGCAATGAGAACCAGCTGACTCCCGAAGACCTGGCCAGCATACACAACATCTTCTCTATGAAGCATCTGTCGACGTCGTCGCTGCAACGGGTCTGTGAGAATTCAGCGCCACAACTGGCGATTTCTGGAGTCCTGGTGGTTGTGTCGTTGGTGGTGGCGTGGAAGTAG
- the LOC105382463 gene encoding uncharacterized protein LOC105382463 — MFLLFRLLAFIFLILKPANASCGENQRTYSNVEMDNVYGLWFGVGYAQHSPDLTNRPNVIGCVTLYISDVTYEDRQDWLGLDNPYRRRNWTNPQWLSPHNNPWSGVPMSGSWLDYQYGMRRMKRSPAHQERTKRGASMDRIPPGGRSKRGASYYGDRRLRVVWDEDGQTEEQVYGYWSGVRGLWKLEQWRPGEREMLDRGMNMYYPHDEPKRPETIHVLKSTPYLLVLHHCSEGGGGRSFSLILKREPRRLTLDDQYEFRRSFFNYELPNVFRFTTVCAGCTGTASKLLMLLAVVLYYCF; from the exons ATGTTTCTTTTGTTTCGTCTTCTTGCGTTCATCTTTTTAATTCTTAAACCTGCCAACGCGTCTTGTGGTGAGAACCAGCGGACTTACAGCAATGTGGAGATGGATAATGTGTACGGGTTGTGGTTCGGGGTGGGGTACGCACAGCACAGCCCCGACCTGACCAACCGGCCGAACGTGATTGGTTGCGTCACACTTTACATCAGTGACGTCACGTACGAAGACCGTCAGGATTGGCTGGGCTTGGATAACCCG TACCGGCGCCGAAACTGGACTAACCCGCAATGGCTGTCACCCCACAACAACCCGTGGTCAGGAGTACCAATGTCGGGATCCTGGCTGGACTACCAATACGGGATGCGTCGCATGAAGCGTAGTCCAGCACACCAGGAGCGCACGAAGCGAGGTGCTTCCATGGACCGTATTCCACCTGGTGGTCGCTCGAAGCGTGGGGCGTCATACTACGGGGACCGACGGCTGCGAGTGGTCTGGGATGAGGATGGACAGACGGAGGAGCAGGTCTATGGGTACTGGTCCGGAGTGCGCGGGCTGTGGAAGCTGGAGCAGTGGCGGCCGGGGGAACGGGAAATGCTGGACCGGGGCATGA ACATGTACTACCCCCACGACGAGCCCAAGCGGCCGGAGACGATCCACGTGCTGAAGTCCACGCCGTACCTGCTGGTGCTGCACCACTGCTcggagggcggcggcgggcgctcCTTCTCGCTGATTCTGAAGCGGGAGCCGCGCCGGCTGACTCTCGATGACCAGTATGAGTTCCGaag GTCGTTCTTCAACTACGAGCTGCCGAATGTGTTCAGGTTTACCACAGTCTGCGCCGGCTGCACGGGGACTGCTTCGAAGCTGCTCATGCTGCTGGCTGTGGTGTTGTATTACTGCTTTTag